A stretch of Kyrpidia spormannii DNA encodes these proteins:
- a CDS encoding serine hydrolase, with amino-acid sequence MYTPYSPGRLSRFTQQKNAAARRKRMRRRRLTLAVLVLVLGWTGWELGRAIATWARGTDASAHLAPPDYTALKQAINGYITSQPGTYGVVVVDLDSGAKLDIDGNRVFFAASTFKLPMNLYLYTLIAQGKVDPNTKLIYEASDYEDGTGWIASTPVGTEYTIRELSQASIVASDNVATNILLDDLGVDNVKAFMRQLGGKEVVDGDNVTTPDDMALYAVKLFEFVKKNPTVAAPLIDDLEHTDFNDRIPAKLPKGVPVAHKIGNWTDQWHDVGIVFLSGRPYVISLFSRDIDQDTAAQVLSTVSRMVYDYQATLPKSS; translated from the coding sequence ATGTACACCCCGTACAGTCCCGGGCGACTATCCCGGTTCACCCAGCAAAAAAATGCCGCCGCGCGGCGAAAACGCATGCGCCGCCGCCGGTTGACCCTCGCGGTTCTCGTCTTGGTTCTCGGGTGGACAGGATGGGAGTTGGGGCGGGCCATCGCCACCTGGGCTAGGGGAACTGACGCATCGGCCCACCTTGCCCCGCCGGATTATACAGCACTGAAACAAGCCATCAACGGATACATAACGTCTCAGCCCGGAACTTATGGCGTCGTCGTAGTGGACCTAGACTCGGGCGCGAAGCTCGACATCGACGGAAATCGCGTTTTTTTCGCGGCCAGCACCTTTAAGCTTCCTATGAATCTCTATCTTTACACGTTGATCGCCCAAGGTAAAGTCGATCCCAACACCAAACTCATCTACGAGGCGTCCGATTACGAAGATGGCACAGGATGGATTGCCTCCACCCCCGTGGGAACGGAGTACACGATCCGAGAACTGTCCCAAGCCTCGATCGTGGCGAGTGACAACGTGGCCACGAATATTCTCCTGGACGACCTGGGGGTCGACAACGTAAAGGCCTTTATGCGCCAATTGGGCGGCAAAGAGGTGGTGGATGGCGACAACGTGACTACTCCTGACGACATGGCCCTGTATGCGGTGAAATTATTTGAATTCGTCAAGAAAAATCCCACTGTGGCGGCGCCCCTGATCGACGACCTGGAACACACGGATTTTAACGATCGAATCCCGGCCAAACTGCCGAAGGGAGTCCCGGTGGCACACAAGATCGGCAACTGGACCGATCAATGGCACGACGTGGGGATCGTCTTCCTGTCCGGGCGCCCGTACGTGATCAGCCTATTCAGCCGGGACATCGACCAGGACACCGCCGCCCAGGTTCTTTCCACCGTGTCGAGAATGGTGTACGATTACCAAGCCACCCTCCCCAAGTCATCCTAA
- a CDS encoding class II aldolase/adducin family protein yields MGFAIVGDWDTAEDRFLDALQAEMRRRGMVQADQAEIRESTVVFHVLEPGRIIPYRRRSQSVYVVSVVFLDQWPDNLLHFGYPMLIRSLGNLLLMTDRDPSACRAAFVTLEQGSYVVEEDGGFDRWIAKVVDRLWPLATSRLVINNRFEPDLPEFLWEGDAVSKRLCEAGRRLDEWDLLPAPFPMEQLLSPRDMRHIHHLFGIGGLSYGNLSARCPSGGFWMSASGINKGAMTTVGEHVLLVKDYDETRNEMVLSVPPHIQPRRVSVDAIEHWMIYRDHPQVGAIVHVHAWMDGVKATQVNYPCGTIQLAREVAGLVREAPRPERAVIGLKNHGLTITGTDLDDIFARIDGKILRHVPMV; encoded by the coding sequence ATGGGGTTTGCAATCGTAGGGGATTGGGATACGGCGGAAGACCGTTTTCTCGATGCGCTGCAGGCGGAGATGCGCCGGAGAGGGATGGTGCAGGCGGATCAGGCAGAGATTCGGGAATCTACGGTGGTCTTTCACGTGTTGGAGCCCGGCCGGATAATCCCCTATCGGCGGCGTTCGCAAAGTGTGTACGTGGTGTCGGTGGTCTTTCTCGACCAGTGGCCGGACAATCTCCTTCATTTCGGTTATCCGATGCTCATTCGATCCCTGGGGAATCTCCTGCTCATGACGGATCGGGATCCCTCGGCTTGCCGGGCGGCCTTCGTGACGCTGGAGCAAGGCTCTTACGTGGTGGAAGAGGACGGCGGGTTTGATCGGTGGATTGCGAAGGTGGTGGATCGGCTGTGGCCCCTCGCCACGTCGCGGTTGGTGATCAACAATCGATTTGAACCGGATCTTCCCGAGTTCCTGTGGGAAGGAGATGCCGTATCCAAGCGGTTGTGCGAAGCGGGCCGGCGGCTGGATGAATGGGACTTGTTGCCTGCGCCTTTTCCAATGGAGCAATTGTTATCGCCCCGGGACATGCGCCATATCCACCATTTGTTCGGTATCGGGGGGCTCAGCTACGGTAATCTCAGCGCCCGTTGCCCGAGCGGCGGTTTCTGGATGAGTGCCAGCGGCATTAATAAAGGAGCGATGACCACCGTGGGCGAGCACGTGCTGTTGGTGAAAGATTACGATGAGACTCGCAACGAGATGGTCCTGTCCGTTCCTCCCCACATTCAGCCCCGCCGGGTGTCTGTGGACGCCATTGAGCATTGGATGATCTACCGCGACCATCCCCAGGTTGGTGCCATTGTCCACGTCCACGCGTGGATGGACGGCGTGAAGGCCACCCAGGTGAATTACCCCTGCGGGACGATTCAGTTGGCCAGGGAAGTGGCGGGACTCGTCCGGGAGGCGCCGCGGCCCGAACGGGCGGTGATTGGCCTCAAGAATCACGGCTTGACGATTACGGGCACGGATTTGGACGACATTTTTGCGCGGATCGACGGGAAAATTCTCCGTCATGTCCCGATGGTTTGA
- a CDS encoding HD domain-containing protein, which translates to MMIRDPIHGDIHLSSWATRVIDTRAFQRLRGIRQLGTAYLVYPGCHHTRFEHSLGTYWVAKQIMNHLWAAGSSELTQADAGQLEGVALAALLHDVTHVPFGHTLEDEWRLFPRHDTGARLRHVFSEEIGELLDRMGVLSFVHRLLDPREPFEWPWAREIVSGTVDADLFDYVRRDARFAGLRMDYDDRIVSNFIIAEGRLALNLVKGGRERADVRSEFFHMLHMRYVLTERLYYHHAKIASSAMVARMVEWGAEGEGITEEQLLGWGDAELLEALRRMGEKDGRIGRMLDRLARRGLFKRGVEVYPGDLSPEQRIRWVQGLREPATRRRLERWIARRLGCGEDEVILYCQAETFMKEVDARCLTADGVKPLGEAGVTTELEVRLLEQKYRDLWRLYVLVPPEWRERCREHREPILKALDEAAEAPSGKLG; encoded by the coding sequence ATGATGATCCGCGACCCGATCCACGGCGATATTCATCTCAGTTCTTGGGCCACCCGGGTGATCGATACCCGGGCTTTTCAACGATTGCGGGGGATTCGGCAACTGGGAACGGCCTACCTCGTGTACCCCGGGTGTCACCACACCCGGTTCGAGCATTCCCTTGGCACTTATTGGGTGGCGAAACAGATCATGAACCACCTGTGGGCGGCCGGTTCGTCCGAACTCACCCAAGCGGATGCGGGACAACTGGAAGGGGTGGCTTTGGCGGCTTTGCTTCATGACGTGACCCACGTCCCCTTTGGTCACACCCTGGAGGATGAGTGGCGCCTGTTTCCTCGCCACGACACCGGTGCCCGGCTTCGTCACGTGTTCTCCGAAGAGATCGGCGAACTCTTGGACCGGATGGGGGTGCTGTCTTTTGTCCACAGGCTCCTGGATCCCCGGGAACCTTTTGAATGGCCATGGGCGAGAGAGATCGTATCCGGGACGGTGGACGCGGATCTGTTCGATTACGTGCGCCGGGACGCGCGATTTGCCGGCCTTCGAATGGATTACGACGATCGGATCGTGTCCAATTTTATCATCGCGGAGGGAAGGTTGGCCCTGAACCTCGTCAAAGGGGGCCGGGAACGGGCGGACGTGCGGTCTGAATTTTTCCATATGCTTCATATGCGGTATGTACTGACAGAACGGTTGTATTATCATCATGCGAAAATTGCTTCGTCGGCGATGGTGGCCCGGATGGTGGAATGGGGGGCGGAAGGAGAAGGGATCACCGAGGAGCAGCTTTTGGGCTGGGGGGATGCGGAACTATTGGAAGCTCTTCGGCGCATGGGCGAGAAGGACGGCCGGATCGGCCGCATGTTGGATCGCTTGGCGCGCCGGGGCCTTTTTAAACGCGGAGTAGAAGTGTATCCTGGCGATCTCTCCCCGGAACAGAGGATTCGGTGGGTCCAGGGTCTCCGGGAACCGGCCACCCGCCGAAGACTGGAACGGTGGATAGCCCGGCGCTTGGGATGTGGGGAAGACGAGGTGATTCTTTACTGCCAGGCGGAGACCTTTATGAAAGAGGTCGATGCCCGGTGTCTGACGGCAGACGGGGTGAAACCCTTGGGCGAGGCGGGGGTGACCACCGAATTGGAGGTGCGCCTCTTGGAACAAAAATATCGGGACCTGTGGCGTTTGTATGTGTTGGTTCCACCCGAATGGAGGGAGCGGTGCCGGGAGCACCGGGAGCCCATTTTGAAGGCGCTGGACGAGGCTGCCGAGGCGCCTTCCGGGAAATTAGGATGA
- a CDS encoding SDR family NAD(P)-dependent oxidoreductase, giving the protein MGFYDGRCVAIVGASRGIGQAVATRLSGEGAELILFARDRDGLLRAAETLPGKVHVFSVDVTSTEAASAMAEAVEQSLGRLDALIYSAGILPLAPVSGMLTEEFEQTMNVNFWGAVRAVQGLVPILGRGGMRSIVLLSSLSTHFPLPFFAAYCSSKMALRGFAASLRQELAPQGFHVGLVSPGPVDTAMVKGKLHTPLYRVPRWMPLLRPEDVSRAVDRVLRRRRAEAIVPGWLAPLAWLGLAQPSLVMGSYRFAVPGWEQAVREGMNRAIPGEVSPESRSFNQNHS; this is encoded by the coding sequence GTGGGATTCTATGACGGCCGATGTGTGGCGATCGTTGGCGCCTCCCGGGGGATCGGCCAGGCCGTTGCAACTCGGTTATCTGGGGAGGGTGCCGAGCTCATTCTCTTTGCCCGGGACCGGGATGGTTTGCTGAGGGCGGCCGAAACGTTGCCGGGAAAGGTACACGTTTTTTCTGTCGACGTGACCTCCACCGAAGCGGCTTCGGCCATGGCCGAGGCTGTTGAACAAAGCCTCGGGCGATTGGATGCCCTCATTTATTCGGCGGGGATTCTGCCCTTGGCTCCGGTATCCGGGATGTTGACGGAAGAGTTCGAACAGACGATGAATGTGAATTTCTGGGGGGCCGTTCGGGCCGTTCAGGGCTTAGTACCGATTCTCGGGCGAGGGGGGATGAGGTCCATTGTCCTGTTATCTTCCTTGTCCACTCATTTTCCCTTACCCTTTTTCGCGGCCTATTGCAGCAGCAAAATGGCCCTTCGGGGGTTTGCCGCCTCTCTGCGCCAAGAGCTGGCTCCGCAAGGATTTCACGTGGGGCTCGTCTCTCCCGGGCCGGTGGATACGGCGATGGTGAAGGGAAAGCTCCACACCCCTTTGTACCGGGTTCCCCGGTGGATGCCGCTTTTGCGCCCGGAGGATGTCAGCCGGGCGGTGGACCGCGTTTTGCGCCGTCGACGGGCGGAGGCAATCGTTCCAGGGTGGCTGGCGCCCCTCGCTTGGTTGGGGTTAGCGCAACCCAGCCTGGTGATGGGCAGTTACCGGTTCGCTGTGCCGGGATGGGAGCAGGCTGTGCGGGAAGGGATGAACCGGGCTATTCCCGGAGAAGTGAGCCCCGAGTCCCGGAGCTTTAATCAAAATCATTCGTAA
- a CDS encoding aminotransferase class V-fold PLP-dependent enzyme, which yields MTEELRMSLDQIRQEMPAAMRWIYMNTGTTGPLPERAMRAVEKQTAAEVDRGRIDPELHQRVSELKETLRRAWAELTGATTASIALTQNTTEGIGLALAGLDWQAGDEVITTNLEHSGVIMPLYLLASRKGVQIRFIDLGVGEKNMIAALEQAVTSRTRMIAFSHVSYQTGAVLPMERVASWARERGLWTLVDGAQGVGALPLNLKQTGVDFYAMPGQKWLCGPEGCGALYIAEDRLEQVQPTLVGWAGLKQMGPWPEVVLHQDARKFEVASFSAPLFAGMLESLRFGEDVGWTGIYRRTHRLAARFRSLLGEVPGVQVVTPDNHAGLVSFEVQGRKPEEVLERLRSRGILMRIIPRTPWVRASLGFFNSEEDVDRAVEGVAEWP from the coding sequence GTGACCGAAGAACTGCGAATGTCGCTGGACCAGATCCGCCAGGAGATGCCGGCGGCAATGCGGTGGATTTATATGAATACGGGGACCACCGGTCCCCTCCCGGAGCGGGCAATGCGCGCCGTGGAGAAACAGACGGCGGCGGAGGTGGATCGGGGTCGGATCGATCCAGAGCTCCACCAGCGTGTCTCCGAGTTGAAAGAAACCCTTCGTCGGGCCTGGGCAGAATTGACAGGAGCAACGACCGCTTCCATTGCCTTGACCCAGAACACCACAGAGGGGATCGGGCTGGCCTTGGCGGGGCTCGATTGGCAGGCGGGCGACGAAGTGATCACTACAAACCTCGAGCACTCCGGCGTCATCATGCCCCTTTATCTCCTCGCTTCTCGCAAAGGGGTCCAGATCCGGTTCATCGACCTCGGGGTCGGGGAGAAAAACATGATTGCGGCGTTGGAGCAGGCGGTGACTTCGAGGACTCGAATGATCGCTTTCTCCCATGTTTCCTACCAAACCGGGGCTGTGTTGCCAATGGAGCGCGTGGCTTCCTGGGCAAGGGAGCGGGGGTTGTGGACACTGGTGGATGGCGCCCAGGGCGTCGGTGCTCTCCCCTTGAATCTCAAACAAACGGGCGTGGATTTTTACGCCATGCCGGGACAAAAATGGCTGTGCGGCCCCGAGGGGTGCGGCGCCCTGTATATTGCCGAAGACCGGTTGGAACAAGTCCAGCCTACTTTGGTGGGGTGGGCCGGGCTCAAACAGATGGGACCTTGGCCCGAGGTGGTCCTTCATCAAGACGCGCGAAAATTCGAAGTGGCATCGTTCTCGGCGCCACTCTTTGCTGGAATGCTGGAGAGTCTGCGATTCGGTGAAGACGTGGGGTGGACGGGGATTTACCGCCGAACCCATCGATTGGCGGCGAGGTTTCGGTCGTTGCTCGGCGAAGTTCCCGGCGTTCAGGTGGTCACACCGGACAATCATGCGGGACTGGTGAGTTTTGAAGTGCAGGGGCGGAAGCCTGAAGAGGTGCTGGAAAGACTGCGATCCCGAGGCATTCTGATGCGGATCATTCCCAGAACTCCGTGGGTGCGAGCCTCTTTAGGATTTTTCAATAGCGAAGAAGACGTGGATCGGGCGGTTGAAGGAGTGGCGGAATGGCCGTGA